The Clupea harengus unplaced genomic scaffold, Ch_v2.0.2, whole genome shotgun sequence genomic interval gtgtgtatggtgtgtgtgtgtgtgtgtgtgtatggtgtgtgtgtgtgtgtgtgtgtgtatggtgtgtatggtgtgtgtgtgtgtatgtatggtgtgtgtgtgtgtgtgtgtgtgtatggtgcagtgttaattttggcagctattttagatttagtcttagtctttagacgaaaatgtatattagttttagtcacttttagtcatttttatcctccttagttttagtctagttttcgtcgacgaaaactcagaacattttagtctagttttagtcgacgaagtctcattacattttagtctagttttagtcacatttaaaagtccatcttatagccacattaaactcctttacttCCCCTCTCAGGcgcggggaccccttgtgttgtgtctacaacggcataatagtcaagcttgcagtacttaaactgtggatgcaattagtctctaaaatacagatctcctagtatatgcctacagctgaattccaatgaattcaacgtaaataataatttgaaggcaatacttaattaacagtattatcattaaaatataagagcatatcaagtctagattttgaagattcaaatgatgtgatagcacattacaactactatgcctacctggccttagttaaatcaagaAAGTAATGCCAATATGCATTATTTTATGCAAATAAAACAATTGCATAaaaagacaaggatatgtaaaccaatcacgtattcatttattttttcttgattaatgtcatgcgtggcctgtcctatagtccattatgcaatgcgtttactagctagttatcgatagctagtataacttagctagcaatcgatagctagtataacttagctatgctacctcatagttagctaacgttagctagctaaacgttttggaactcatttgccaagccaaacgggaggtttcaatcgaaaatgactagctagttgtacaagctgacacaacatatacactcgactgcccttttgaagttaacttaatgttggctaatatattctaataactagttaacattagctaattgtcattgacagttactagctcatttaccttggcataaatagcagggttgtcttgtgcgctttcaggtgcctcttgttgtgttcttcccacctattttgaagccacaaggtttctctccggttattgcggtgcattgtgttttattttctgtcaagttataattaaagactgtccagatatctattcttatttttcttccagtaccgagtgcttgaacttcagccatcataacgtctgtTAGGGCGTCAGTTACATgtcggggcatctcagggagtggaggagggatagatacaggaccgggcaacattcaaccaatgatgtgcatacaagtttagaaaaaaaaacaattgtgacttagtcaaccaccaacattttcgtctcgtctcgtctcgtcaacgaaagttaaaatagatttagtcatagtttttatttataaagatccgttttcgtcacgtcttagtctcgtcttagtcccgggaaaaaggtcgttaacgaatatttttcgtcatagttttcgtcaacgaaattaacactggtatggtgtgtgtgtgtatggtgtgtgtgtgtgtgtgtgtgtgtatggtgtgtgtgtgtgtgtgtgtgtgtgtgtggtgtgtgtgtgtgtatagtgtgtgtgtgtgtatggtgtgtgtgtgtgtgtgtgtgtatggtgtgtgtgtgtggtgtgtgtgtgtgtatggtgtgtgtgtgtgtatggtgtgtgtgtgtgtgtgtgtgtgtgtgtgtgtgtgtgtgtgtgtgtgtgtgtatagtgtgtgtgtgtatggtgtgtgtgtgtgtatagtgtgtgtgtgtgtgtgtgtgtgtgtgtgtgtgtctctcacctgggCTGTCAGGTCCGGTGATCAGCACTCTCCTGACGGGGGTCGGGGGCGCAGGCTTTGGGGAGACGCTGGGTTTGGGGGTACGGGGCAGAGACCTGAAGCCTGGGCTGCAGTCACCCCCTAAACTGGCCTCAGACATGGGCCGCCGAGGGCTCTGATTGGCCCCCGTGTCCCTGGGCTGCGCTGCGATTGGCTGCCGATCAGTGCTGGGGGGGCGGGGTTTGGGGCGTCGCCGGATTGTGCTCGTGTCGTTTGAAGGGGGGCAGGGCCTCCTCAAGGCAGTTGCCGTGGCGTCCACACGTGGTGACCACGCCTCCTCCtcgggggggagggaggaggacacGCCTCCTTCTAGGTGGCCAATCGTGGACCGGGGGCGGGGCTCGGGGCTGGTGGGTGTGGCCTGTGCCGTTGCCGTGTCAACAAGGCCGGTTGGAGGGCCGCAGATGGTGCGCCGGCGCTCCTGAAGGTCGTCAGAGGTCACCGCCTCTCGCTGTCGCCGCAACAACTCAGGGCTGACCtgccatcacacaaacacatggagtgagtgagtgtgtgtgtgtgtgtgtgtgtgtgtgtgtgtgtgtgtgtgtgtgtgtgtgtgtgtattcaactgtgtgtgtgtgtgtgtgtgtgtgtgtgtgtgtgtgtgtgtattcaactgtgtgtgtgtgtgtgtgtgtgtgtgtgtgtgtgtgtgtgtgtgtgtgtgtgtgcgtgtgtgtgtgtgtgtgtgtgtgtattcaactgtgtgtgtgtgtgtgtgtgtgtgtgtgtgtgtgtattcaagtgtgtgtgtgtgtgtgtgtgtgtgtgtgtgtgtgtgtgtgtgtgtgtgtgtgtgtgtgtgtattcaactgtgtgtgtgtgtgtgtgtgtgtgtgtattcaactgtgtgtgtgtgtgtgtgtgtgtgtgtgtgtattcaactgtgtgtgtgtgtgtgtgtgtgtgtgtgtgtgtgtgtgtattgaactgtgtgtgtgtgtgtgtgtattcatatgtgtgtgtgtgtgtattcaactgtgtgtgtgtgtattcatatgtgtgtgtgtatgtgtgtgtgtgtgtgtgtgtgcgcgtgtgcgtagtcatgtgtgagtgtgtgtttgtgtattcaaatgtgtgtgtgtgtgtattcacgtgtgttagtgtatttacatgtgtgagtgtgtgtttgtgtattcaaatgtgtgtgtgtgtatattcacgtgtgttagtgtatttacatgtgtgtgtgtgtgtgtgtgtgtgtgtatgtgtacctgcAGATAGCTGCTGCCTCCTGCAGTGACTCCTCCCCCTAACGGCGATGTCATCTCCAGCATGGCTGCGATGTCTCGCACACTCCCCCCTCCGGCCGACGACAAAACGCCTGTTTCCACGGCAACCATTCCACAGTCGCTACGGCGACGCTCCCTGTAGCTCACGCCGAGCAGCCCCGCCCCCTCCGTCTCCCCGGACACACACGCGTCCTCGTCCGCCAGGTTGCTATTGGAGACGGAGGAGCAGGACCGcttgggtggggttggggggcggGTCTTCCGTCGCGGGCGCGTGGTGGCGAACCCCTGTGATTGGCTGCGGTTGACACTGGTTGCCTGGTCGAGCGCTGAGCTGCTGCGCGTCACCCGCTGCTGGGCACCAGGGGGGGCCACTGAGTCCCCTCCCTCCGGCGGCAGGCACAGCCGTGGCACAGCGTGCGACTCGGCcgggtgggctgtgtgtgtctgagcgggagtgtgtgcgcgcgcagggCTCGGCAGAGACGCAGTGTGTCCAGGGGACGGTGGTGTGTATGacggtggcgtgtgtgtgtgtgatcgcgtGTGCATGGTAGCGGGGGAGTCTGGTTTGGAAGGtggcggaggtgtgtgtgacgggaTTCCACTGGGGGGAGGGACGTTCGCCCTCCGTAACCTTGGAGACGGTGGTGAGGTGGTGCTGACCTCGCCgtccacaggaggaggaggaggggatttGATTTCTTCCGTCTGGTCAGGACTTGCATCTGATTGGCTCAGTTCAGATCCGGTACCCGCCTCCTTGTTTGGTTCCACCAATCGCCTGACAGCCAGCATCATTTTCTTCTGCTGTCCTACATGCCATGATGGGAAGGGTCAGAGGGATGATAGCGCATATGTATATggatatgttatgtgtgtgtgtgtgagtgtgtgtgtgtgtgtgtgtgtgtgtgtgtgtgtgagtgtgtgtataagggatatgttatgtgtgtgtgtgtgtgtgtgtgtgtgtgtgtataagggatGTGTGCTAGCGTATAAGggatatgttgtgtgtgtgtgtgtgtgtgtgtgtgtgtgtgtgtgtgtgtgtgtgtgtaagggatatgttatgtgtgtgtgtgtgagtgtgtgtacatatgtgtgtgtgtgtgtgtgtgtgagtgtgtataagggATGTGTGCTAGCGTATAAGggatatgttatgtgtgtgtgtgtgtgtgtgtgtgtgtgtgtgtgtgtgtgtgtatatgtgtgtgtgtgtgtgtgtgtgtgtgtgtgtgtgtgtgtgtgtgtgcgtgtgtgtgtgtgtgtgtgtgtgtgtgtataagggatGTGTGCTAGCGTATAAGggatatgttgtgtgtgtgtgtgtgtgagtgtgtgtgtgtataagggatatgttatgtgtgtgtgtgtgtgtgtgtgtgtgtgtgtgtgtgtgtgtgtgtgtgtgtgtgtatatgtgtgtgtgtgtgtgtgtgtgtgtgtgtatgtgtgtgtataagggatgtgtgtgcctgtacccCTACCTAGTTTTGTGATGCCGATTTCCTTCAGGTCTTCTGTGCTGATGTCTCTGATGAACTCCATATTATCATAACCGTTCGTCACCAACGTCTGGTAGTGATCGCAGAGGCCGATCGCAGAGAGCCACTCAGACAAGCTGGcctgtaggacacacacacacacacacacacacacacacacacacacacacacacacacacgcacacacacacatattatcatAACCGTTCGTCACCAACGTCTGTTAGTGATCGCAGAGGCCGATCGCAGAGAGCCAATCAGACAAGCTGGcctgtaggacacacacacacacacacacacacacacacacacacacacacacacacacgcacacacacacatattatcatAACCGTTCGTCACCAACGTCTGGTAGTGATCGCAGAGGCCGATCGCAGAGAGCCAATCAGACAAGCTGGcctgtaggacacacacacacacacacacacacacacacgcacacacacacatattatcatAACCGTTCGTCACCAGGGTCTGGTAGTGCTGGCCCAGGCTGATCGCAGACAGCCACTCAGACAAGCTGGCCtagaggacacacacgcacacacacacacacacacacacacacacacacacacacacacacacacacacagacacaaggtcTGGTAGTGCTGGCCTATAGGAACACATTATCATAACCATTAGTCACCAAGCTGGCCTATAGGAACACACCACTGCAGTCACTGACCAATCACAAGCCCTTATACTGATGACCTCTCCGATAGTATCTTAACTTGGTATTGCGCAACTGTGTAAGCAGAGGCAGagtgatgattgtgtgtgtgtggggtgcgtacacatgtgtgtgtgtgagtgtgtgtacatatgtgtgtgtgtgtgtgtgtatgtgtgtgtgcgtacacatgtgtgtgtgagagtgtgtgtacatatgtgtgtgtgtgtgtgtgtgtgtgtgtgcgtacacatttctgtgtgtgtgagtgtgtatacatatgtgtgtgtgtgtgtaagtacgcatgtgtgtgcatgtatgtgtgtgtgtacacatgtgtgtgtgtgcctgagcatgtgtgtgtgtgtgtgtacacgtgtgtgtgtgtgtgtgtatgtgtgcctgcattgtgc includes:
- the LOC122132672 gene encoding caskin-1-like; the encoded protein is MEFIRDISTEDLKEIGITKLGQQKKMMLAVRRLVEPNKEAGTGSELSQSDASPDQTEEIKSPPPPPVDGEVSTTSPPSPRLRRANVPPPSGIPSHTPPPPSKPDSPATMHTRSHTHTPPSYTPPSPGHTASLPSPARAHTPAQTHTAHPAESHAVPRLCLPPEGGDSVAPPGAQQRVTRSSSALDQATSVNRSQSQGFATTRPRRKTRPPTPPKRSCSSVSNSNLADEDACVSGETEGAGLLGVSYRERRRSDCGMVAVETGVLSSAGGGSVRDIAAMLEMTSPLGGGVTAGGSSYLQVSPELLRRQREAVTSDDLQERRRTICGPPTGLVDTATAQATPTSPEPRPRSTIGHLEGGVSSSLPPEEEAWSPRVDATATALRRPCPPSNDTSTIRRRPKPRPPSTDRQPIAAQPRDTGANQSPRRPMSEASLGGDCSPGFRSLPRTPKPSVSPKPAPPTPVRRVLITGPDSP